The sequence below is a genomic window from Pleurocapsa sp. PCC 7327.
CAAGAGGACTAATCTAAAAGTTACTAACGAGTTAAAGATGACCCAAAGCCTTGAAAAATCAACAGCGATCCAAACGGTTCCTTCAACCCTAATCGAACTCCTGCGCGGGAGAGCTACACAACAACCTGACGGTCATGCTTACACCTTTCTCATCGATGGAAAAACAGAAAGTGCGCCTCTGACCTATGGAGAATTAGACCGTCAAGCCAGAGCGATCGCCGCCTTACTACAACAGTATCGGGCAAAAGGAGAACGAGCGCTATTGCTCTATCCTCAAGGACTGGAAGTCATCGCTGCTTTTTGCGGGTGTCTGTATGCGGGAGTGATTGCCATTCCCGTTCCCCCGCCAGAATCCGGCAGACTCAAGCGAACCTTACCCAGACTGCGAGCGATTGTTAAAGACGCTCAAGCCACCTTTGCTCTAACTACAGCGGGAATTTTGTCTTTAATCGAGAACGTGCGCGACGAATTTCCCGAATTCGAGCTAATGCACTGGATCGATTCGGCAACCGTCGATCTTGCCCTCGCCGAACAGTGGCAAGATCCGCAGGCAGACAAAAACCAGTTAGCTTATCTTCAGTATACGTCGGGGTCTACTTCCACGCCTAAAGGTGTAATGCTCAGTCATTTTAACCTGATTCACCATGCTGGCTACTTACAAAAAGCTTGCGGCTACGAACCCGATAGCGTGACGCTTACTTGGATGCCATACTTCCACGATTACGGACTCGTTGAAGGAATGATGGTGCCCCTCTACAACGGCACGCCTTGCTATCTCCAGTCTCCCTTCGCCTTTATCAAGCGTCCCGTTCAATGGCTAAAAAACATTACTAAATATCGCGTCACCCATTCTCAAGCGCCTAACTTTGCCTATGACTTGTGCATTCGCCGCGCTAAACCAAAAGATCTTGAAGAACTCGATCTGAGCAGTTGGCAAGCGGCAGGAAATGCAGCCGAACCTATCAACCCGAAAGTGATGGCAAAGTTTGTCGAAACCTTTTCTCCCTGTGGCTTTGCCTGGGAGACCTTTGCTCCCGCCTACGGATTGGCAGAATATACTTTGCTCGTCTCGACGAAACCCAAAGGACACAAACCCGTTATTACACGCCTAGAAGCTGCCGCTTTAGAAAAGGATAAGATTGTCGATGCCAAGCCAGAGCGAGAAAACGGCATTCGGACTATTGCTAGCTGCGGTCGTCTGGTTTGCGATACCAAAGTTGCGATCGTGCATCCCGATACCTTAATTCGCCGTGCACCCGATGAAGTAGGCGAAATTTGGGTTGCCGATCCCAGCGTCGCTCAAGGGTACTGGCAGCGCGAGGAAGAGACAGAGCGCACTTTCAGAGCTTATATCCAAGATAGCGGAGAAGGGCCTTTCCTGCGCACGGGCGACCTCGGATTCCTCAGAGATGGAGAACTCTACATTACCGGACGGATCAAAGATTTAATTATTATGCGAGGCACGAATCACTATCCGCAAGATATTGAATGGACGGTGCAACATCTGCATCCTGCCCTTCGCCCCGATTATGGGGCTGCTTTCTCTATTGAAGATAATGGAGGAGAACAATTGGTTATCGTGCAGGAAGTCGAGCGTCGAACTGAAAATTTAGATCTAAAGCAAATAATTGGCGATATTCGTCAAGAAATTGCCGAACAGCATGAAATTCCTGTCTACGCGATCGTGTTGGCAAAATCGGGAACCATTCTCAAAACGGCGA
It includes:
- a CDS encoding fatty acyl-AMP ligase, encoding MTQSLEKSTAIQTVPSTLIELLRGRATQQPDGHAYTFLIDGKTESAPLTYGELDRQARAIAALLQQYRAKGERALLLYPQGLEVIAAFCGCLYAGVIAIPVPPPESGRLKRTLPRLRAIVKDAQATFALTTAGILSLIENVRDEFPEFELMHWIDSATVDLALAEQWQDPQADKNQLAYLQYTSGSTSTPKGVMLSHFNLIHHAGYLQKACGYEPDSVTLTWMPYFHDYGLVEGMMVPLYNGTPCYLQSPFAFIKRPVQWLKNITKYRVTHSQAPNFAYDLCIRRAKPKDLEELDLSSWQAAGNAAEPINPKVMAKFVETFSPCGFAWETFAPAYGLAEYTLLVSTKPKGHKPVITRLEAAALEKDKIVDAKPERENGIRTIASCGRLVCDTKVAIVHPDTLIRRAPDEVGEIWVADPSVAQGYWQREEETERTFRAYIQDSGEGPFLRTGDLGFLRDGELYITGRIKDLIIMRGTNHYPQDIEWTVQHLHPALRPDYGAAFSIEDNGGEQLVIVQEVERRTENLDLKQIIGDIRQEIAEQHEIPVYAIVLAKSGTILKTASGKIQRRACRQNFLNGTINIVAAWSENPELVAKFSPADEEIEE